A window of Ipomoea triloba cultivar NCNSP0323 chromosome 2, ASM357664v1 contains these coding sequences:
- the LOC116010362 gene encoding aldehyde dehydrogenase family 2 member B7, mitochondrial-like, with the protein MASRRLSTLLSRSLSFPSASAFLGWKYGVERGIQRFSTAAAVEELVSPGVEVKYTQHIINGKFVDSASGKTFPTLDPRTEEVITHVAEGEAEDINRAVAAARKAFDEGPWPKMSAYERSRIMLKFADLVEKHTDELATLETWDNGKPYEQAAKSELPMIVRLFHYYAGWADKIHGLTVPADGPHHVQTLHEPIGVAGQIIPWNFPLAMFAWKVGPALATGNTVVLKTAEQTPLTALYAGKLFHEAGLPPGVLNIVSGYGPTAGAALASHMEVDKLAFTGSTDTGKIVLELAAKSNLKPVTLELGGKSPFIICDDANIDRAVEDAHFALFFNQGQCCCAGSRTYVHERIYDEFVEKAKARAMRRVVGDPFKKGVEQGPQIDSEQFEKVLRYIRSGKESGATLECGGDRIGSKGYFIQPTIFSDVKEDMLIAQDEIFGPVQCVLKFKDIDEVIKRANNTHYGLAAGVYTSDIDKANTLARGLRAGTVWINCYDVFDATIPFGGYKMSGIGREKGVYSLNNYLQVKAVVTPLKNPAWI; encoded by the exons ATGGCTTCTCGCAGACTTTCTACCTTGCTTTCTCGTTCACTCTCCTTTCCTTCTGCATCTGCTTTTCTGG ggTGGAAGTATGGTGTAGAAAGAGGCATCCAAAGGTTTAGCACTGCAGCGGCAGTTGAGGAGCTAGTTTCTCCGGGTGTGGAAGTTAAATACACCCAGCATATAATCAATGGCAAATTTGTGGATTCAGCTTCTG GAAAAACATTCCCAACCTTGGATCCAAGAACTGAAGAAGTCATTACACATGTAGCAGAGGGTGAAGCGGAAGATATAAACCGCGCTGTGGCAGCTGCCCGCAAGGCTTTCGATGAGGGACCTTGGCCCAAAATGAGTGCATAT GAGAGATCGCGGATAATGTTGAAGTTTGCTGATTTGGTGGAGAAACACACGGATGAACTTGCAACATTGGAGACGTGGGACAACGGGAAGCCATACGAGCAGGCTGCTAAATCAGAGTTGCCCATGATTGTACGCCTATTTCACTACTATGCAG GTTGGGCGGATAAAATCCATGGTTTAACAGTTCCAGCTGACGGACCACACCATGTTCAAACCTTGCATGAACCAATAGGTGTTGCTGGCCAAATTATCCCATGGAACTTCCCTCTTGCCATGTTTGCTTGGAAAGTCGGTCCTGCCCTAGCTACTGGAAACACCGTTGTCCTAAAGACCGCAGAGCAAACACCATTAACTGCACTTTATGCCGGAAAGCTATTCCATGAG GCTGGTCTCCCTCCCGGTGTCCTAAACATTGTGTCAGGATATGGTCCAACTGCTGGTGCTGCTCTTGCTAGCCATATGGAAGTGGACAAG CTTGCTTTCACTGGATCAACTGATACTGGTAAAATCGTACTTGAACTGGCTGCAAAAAGCAATCTGAAGCCAGTTACACTAGAACTCGGAGGGAAATCGCCTTTCATTATATGCGATGACGCTAATATTGATAGAGCCGTGGAGGATGCACACTTTGCATTGTTCTTCAATCAG GGCCAATGTTGCTGTGCTGGTTCTCGTACATATGTCCATGAACGTATATACGATGAGTTTGTAGAGAAAGCAAAGGCGCGGGCAATGAGACGCGTTGTGGGTGATCCTTTCAAAAAAGGTGTAGAGCAAGGACCTCAG ATTGACTCGGAGCAATTTGAGAAGGTCCTTAGGTACATTAGATCAGGTAAGGAGAGTGGTGCCACCCTTGAATGTGGAGGCGACAGAATCGGATCAAAAGGTTATTTCATTCAGCCCACCATTTTCTCTGATGTCAAG GAGGATATGCTGATAGCACAGGACGAGATCTTTGGCCCTGTGCAGTGTGTCCTAAAATTCAA GGACATTGATGAAGTAATAAAGAGGGCAAACAATACGCATTATGGGCTTGCAGCCGGAGTTTACACAAGCGACATTGATAAGGCAAACACTCTAGCGCGGGGATTGAGAGCTGGGACTGTGTGGATCAACTGCTATGATGTGTTTGATGCGACGATTCCTTTTGGTGGGTACAAAATGAGCGGAATTGGCAGAGAGAAGGGCGTGTATAGCCTTAACAACTACTTACAGGTGAAGGCTGTTGTTACTCCCCTAAAAAATCCAGCTTGGATTTAA